One window from the genome of Paracoccus zhejiangensis encodes:
- a CDS encoding heme NO-binding domain-containing protein, which produces MVFSELIEMADELLGEAAVDEVLSSGDFSSGGAYTSVGFYPCDEFMALVQAFSDRSALPLNDYLRRFGHWMFWRYSARYSQFFADKTDVLTMLESIETEVHIEVRKLYPGVELPRFESRRLASGDGLELTYHSPRPLGDFCHGLVETCIEYFGRPARVERQDLTVPEGMCVRFTIRMEG; this is translated from the coding sequence ATGGTCTTCAGCGAGCTGATCGAGATGGCCGACGAGCTTCTGGGCGAAGCGGCAGTCGATGAGGTCCTCTCCAGCGGTGATTTCAGCTCGGGCGGGGCCTATACCTCGGTCGGCTTCTATCCCTGCGACGAGTTCATGGCGCTGGTGCAGGCCTTCAGTGACCGCAGCGCGCTGCCGCTGAACGACTATCTGCGCCGATTCGGCCATTGGATGTTCTGGCGCTACAGCGCGCGCTATTCCCAGTTCTTCGCCGACAAGACCGATGTGCTGACCATGCTCGAATCGATCGAGACCGAGGTGCATATCGAGGTGCGAAAGCTTTATCCCGGGGTCGAGTTGCCGCGCTTCGAAAGCCGACGCCTGGCTAGCGGAGACGGGCTGGAACTGACCTATCACTCACCGCGCCCGCTTGGCGATTTCTGTCACGGGTTGGTCGAGACCTGCATCGAGTATTTCGGCCGCCCGGCGCGGGTGGAGCGTCAGGATCTGACCGTGCCCGAGGGCATGTGTGTCCGCTTCACCATCCGGATGGAGGGCTGA
- a CDS encoding HlyD family type I secretion periplasmic adaptor subunit: MSGQDQPKGQPMARIQPIKQQQAIPDAELVDPGPPPPPPPAIKVGVSKAEAAKRWPVRGAVFVGLLGIFLLFGGFGAWAMLTRIAGAVVAPGQVEVEQQRQVVQHPDGGVISEILVTEGETVEAGQPLIRLDGNLLQTELTIVEGQYFEILARRGRLEAERADAATIEFPADLMDSAKTDPQLVELMEGQQSLFDARRDTIQQSLEQLSKQEEQLTQQIEGIDAQFVALGAQRDLIAQELTDQRSLLDKGLAQASRVLALEREAARLDGQLGEMQAMRAQAETRQTEIGIEKLRLNAERRETAETELRDLGYRELELAERRRSLTEQVSRLEIRAPVSGIIHQLLFTTPRSVIRPADPVMYIIPQDRPLIIGARLATINVDEVRPGQEVMLRFSSFSSRTTPEIDGQLLRVSADALMDEATRTPYYRAEVTILPHEMDKLKGLELIPGMPVEVYIQTGERSPMDYLVKPLADYFNRAFRES, translated from the coding sequence ATGAGCGGACAGGACCAGCCCAAGGGCCAGCCGATGGCCCGGATTCAGCCGATCAAGCAGCAGCAGGCCATTCCGGACGCCGAACTGGTCGATCCCGGCCCGCCGCCGCCTCCCCCGCCCGCGATCAAGGTCGGCGTCAGCAAGGCCGAGGCGGCCAAGCGCTGGCCGGTGCGCGGCGCGGTCTTTGTCGGGCTTCTGGGCATCTTCCTGCTGTTCGGCGGGTTCGGGGCCTGGGCGATGCTCACCCGCATCGCCGGCGCGGTGGTCGCCCCCGGCCAGGTCGAGGTCGAGCAACAACGCCAGGTCGTGCAGCACCCCGATGGCGGGGTGATCTCCGAGATTCTCGTCACCGAGGGCGAGACGGTCGAGGCCGGTCAACCGCTGATCCGTCTGGATGGAAACCTGCTGCAAACCGAGCTGACCATCGTCGAGGGCCAGTATTTCGAGATCCTCGCCCGCCGTGGCCGGCTGGAAGCCGAGCGGGCAGATGCCGCGACGATCGAGTTTCCGGCCGATCTGATGGACTCCGCCAAGACCGACCCGCAATTGGTCGAGCTGATGGAGGGGCAGCAGAGCCTGTTCGACGCCCGCCGCGACACCATCCAGCAATCGCTGGAACAGTTGTCCAAGCAGGAGGAACAGCTGACGCAGCAAATCGAAGGCATCGACGCGCAGTTCGTCGCCCTCGGCGCGCAGCGCGACCTGATCGCGCAAGAGCTGACCGACCAGCGCTCGCTGCTGGACAAGGGACTGGCACAGGCCTCGCGCGTGCTGGCCCTGGAACGCGAAGCGGCGCGGCTGGACGGTCAATTGGGCGAGATGCAGGCCATGCGTGCCCAGGCCGAGACCCGGCAGACCGAGATCGGCATCGAGAAGCTGCGGCTGAATGCCGAGCGCCGCGAGACCGCCGAGACCGAATTGCGCGATCTCGGCTATCGCGAACTGGAACTGGCCGAGCGCCGCCGAAGCCTCACCGAACAGGTCAGCCGGCTCGAGATCCGCGCGCCTGTTTCGGGCATCATCCACCAGCTGCTGTTCACCACGCCCCGCTCGGTCATCCGGCCGGCCGATCCGGTGATGTACATCATCCCGCAGGACCGCCCGCTGATCATCGGTGCGCGTCTGGCCACGATCAACGTCGACGAGGTTCGGCCGGGGCAAGAGGTGATGCTGCGCTTCTCCTCCTTCTCCTCGCGCACCACGCCCGAGATCGACGGGCAGTTGCTGCGGGTCTCGGCCGATGCGCTGATGGACGAGGCGACGCGCACCCCCTATTACCGCGCCGAGGTCACCATCCTGCCCCACGAGATGGACAAGCTGAAGGGGCTGGAACTGATCCCGGGCATGCCTGTCGAGGTCTATATCCAGACCGGCGAACGCAGCCCGATGGATTACCTGGTGAAACCGCTGGCCGATTACTTCAACCGCGCCTTCCGCGAAAGCTGA
- a CDS encoding GFA family protein — MERVTGGCLCGKLRITATGRPYRVGLCHCRDCRKHHGALFHASAIFAEDAVTIEGEAHDYQGRFFCPTCGSPVFGRSGDEIEVNLGSLDAPDQFVPTYELWTCRRAAWLPRFAGMREYTTDRDTGGRFEE; from the coding sequence ATGGAACGAGTTACCGGCGGCTGTCTCTGCGGCAAACTTCGCATCACGGCAACAGGCCGGCCCTATCGGGTCGGCCTTTGTCATTGCCGCGACTGCCGCAAGCATCACGGCGCGCTGTTTCATGCTTCGGCCATCTTTGCCGAGGATGCAGTCACCATCGAGGGCGAGGCGCACGACTACCAGGGGCGGTTCTTCTGCCCGACCTGCGGCTCGCCGGTCTTTGGCCGGTCCGGGGACGAGATCGAGGTGAACCTGGGATCACTGGACGCGCCCGACCAGTTCGTCCCGACCTATGAGCTCTGGACCTGCCGCCGCGCGGCCTGGCTGCCACGATTTGCGGGCATGAGGGAATACACGACCGATCGCGATACGGGCGGGCGGTTCGAGGAATGA
- a CDS encoding ATP-binding protein: MSRDGDPASRAAGPVSRARFERERRARHEAEALLETYSRQVYEGNQRLHLQAEMLEETVRQRTMDLEAARIEADAANQAKSIFLAHMSHEIRTPMNGVLGMAEELRETGLTPAQQDILSVIIESGDLLLSVISDVLDLSKIEAGQVTLEHLPCNLAEIVASAKRLFGPKAAAKGLAFQVPDMAALWVDSDPTRLRQIVGNLLSNAIKFTDRGVVSMRLDYRPGAVADLPGELQIVVEDSGIGMTPEQLSRLFTPYMQADASIARTHGGSGLGLAIARQFCRIMGGDLTAESIPGRGSHFRARVSALLTNERPAARSQVSLERDLAERLKTGGLDVLAAEDNQTNQLVLVSMLRRLGLSARLVETGTALVEAWRAQQPDLILMDVQMPGMCGIEATRAIRRAEAEGGLPRTPIIALSANAMTHHLDEYLACGMDASVPKPIRRAALVEAMLAVLPARPCDGGGAGNGSATGGMPDG, encoded by the coding sequence ATGTCTCGTGACGGCGATCCGGCGAGCCGGGCTGCGGGACCGGTGTCGCGTGCGCGCTTCGAACGCGAGCGGCGGGCGCGGCACGAGGCCGAGGCGCTGCTCGAGACCTATAGCCGACAGGTCTACGAGGGCAATCAGCGGCTGCACCTGCAAGCCGAGATGCTGGAAGAAACCGTGCGCCAGCGGACCATGGATCTCGAGGCGGCGCGGATCGAGGCGGATGCCGCCAACCAGGCCAAGTCGATCTTCCTTGCGCATATGAGCCACGAGATCAGGACGCCGATGAACGGCGTTCTGGGCATGGCCGAGGAGCTGCGCGAGACCGGGCTGACCCCTGCACAGCAGGATATCCTGTCGGTCATCATCGAATCGGGCGATCTTCTGCTGTCGGTCATCAGCGACGTGCTGGACCTGTCGAAGATCGAGGCCGGCCAGGTCACGCTGGAGCATCTGCCCTGCAATCTGGCCGAGATTGTCGCCTCGGCGAAGCGACTGTTCGGACCCAAGGCGGCGGCCAAGGGGCTGGCCTTCCAGGTTCCGGACATGGCCGCGCTCTGGGTTGACAGCGATCCGACACGGCTGCGGCAGATCGTCGGCAATCTGCTGTCGAACGCCATCAAGTTCACCGACCGGGGCGTTGTATCAATGCGGTTGGACTATCGCCCCGGTGCCGTCGCTGACCTGCCGGGCGAACTGCAGATCGTGGTCGAGGACAGCGGCATCGGCATGACGCCGGAACAGCTTTCGCGGCTTTTCACCCCTTATATGCAGGCCGATGCCAGCATCGCGCGGACCCATGGCGGGTCCGGGCTGGGCCTGGCCATCGCGCGGCAGTTCTGCCGGATCATGGGCGGCGACCTGACGGCGGAGAGCATACCGGGTCGGGGCAGCCACTTTCGCGCGCGGGTTAGTGCCCTCCTGACCAATGAACGCCCGGCAGCGCGCAGCCAGGTCAGTCTGGAGCGCGACCTGGCGGAGCGGCTGAAGACGGGCGGGCTGGATGTGCTGGCCGCCGAGGACAACCAGACCAACCAGCTGGTTCTGGTCAGCATGTTGCGGCGGCTGGGGCTGAGCGCGCGACTGGTCGAGACCGGCACGGCACTGGTCGAGGCATGGCGCGCGCAGCAGCCGGATCTGATCCTGATGGATGTGCAGATGCCCGGCATGTGCGGCATCGAGGCGACGCGGGCGATTCGGCGGGCCGAGGCCGAGGGCGGGTTGCCGCGCACGCCGATCATTGCGCTGTCGGCCAATGCCATGACCCATCACCTGGACGAATATCTTGCCTGCGGCATGGATGCGAGCGTGCCGAAGCCGATCCGTCGCGCGGCGCTGGTCGAGGCGATGCTGGCGGTTCTGCCCGCGCGGCCCTGCGATGGGGGTGGGGCCGGAAACGGCTCGGCTACGGGCGGAATGCCGGACGGCTGA
- a CDS encoding transglycosylase domain-containing protein, whose amino-acid sequence MKRTTDTPKRSGRSPVADKRSFTEPEPTKASTRRKPAPPKRGNMVTRGVSGFVSLVWRVIWGSFWRLALVMALIIGAASFYYYSGLPEASALFDGRARGSVTMLDRDGRVFAWRGETFGTVSSDKIAPVLKEAVIATEDRRFYTHLGVDPIGIAGAMRINMAEGRGPLEGHGGSTITTQVAKLLCLGETFDPIRWKNEADYEAECRKSSLWRKVKEVPFALALEAKYSKDDILNIYMNRSYLGGGARGFEAASQRYFNKPASDVTASEAAMLAGLLRAPSYYAPTSNLQRAQDRASVILGVMHEEGYLDNQQLAAAKAEPAVLSRAAAARAGGYFADWVMESGPGFLTSETTEDVTIMTTFDQRIQRAAERALTNIFDEKVKDGSKAEAAVVVMSADGAVRAMIGGRDSTVNGAFNRATQAKRQPGSSFKPFVYAAALELGYSPNDVVLDGPLTINVKGSGPWSPKNYTRNYKGNVTLTQALQNSLNTATIRLQESAGRDMVRKVAEDFGFASNMANGPSLGLGVSESTLLEMTGAYAGIRNGGTAVSPYGLIELRIKGDDQPLMGQSGGMGERVISQRAAGQLIYMMEQVIEHGTGTRARLPGREAAGKTGTTSSYRDAWFIGFTEQYVTGVWMGYDDNTPLKGVTGGGLPAEIWQAVMTEIHDGLPALPLSTVSPDGSGVIVGTSGEQQIVTSGSADDPLAAALAEAIRDNQPAQQPAQQAPAPAPQTPGASSSSSSGDDALSQALNGILGGN is encoded by the coding sequence ATGAAACGAACGACCGATACACCGAAACGCTCGGGGCGCAGCCCTGTTGCCGACAAGCGCAGCTTCACCGAGCCTGAGCCGACCAAGGCCTCCACGCGACGCAAGCCCGCACCGCCCAAGCGCGGCAACATGGTGACCCGTGGCGTCAGCGGATTCGTCAGCCTGGTCTGGCGGGTGATCTGGGGCAGTTTCTGGCGTCTGGCGCTGGTCATGGCCCTGATCATCGGCGCGGCCTCGTTCTACTATTACAGCGGTCTGCCCGAGGCCTCGGCGCTGTTTGACGGCCGCGCCCGTGGCTCGGTCACCATGCTGGACCGCGACGGCCGGGTTTTTGCCTGGCGCGGTGAGACCTTCGGCACGGTCAGCTCCGACAAGATCGCCCCGGTGCTGAAAGAGGCGGTGATCGCCACCGAGGACCGCCGGTTCTACACCCATCTCGGCGTCGACCCGATCGGCATCGCCGGCGCCATGCGCATCAACATGGCCGAGGGACGCGGACCCCTGGAGGGTCACGGCGGTTCGACCATCACCACGCAGGTCGCCAAGCTCCTGTGCCTGGGCGAGACCTTCGACCCGATCCGCTGGAAGAACGAGGCCGATTACGAGGCCGAGTGCCGCAAGTCGAGCCTGTGGCGCAAGGTCAAGGAAGTCCCCTTCGCGCTGGCGCTGGAAGCCAAGTATTCCAAGGACGACATCCTCAACATCTACATGAACCGCTCTTACCTGGGCGGTGGCGCGCGCGGCTTCGAAGCGGCGTCGCAGCGGTACTTCAACAAGCCGGCCAGCGATGTCACCGCGTCGGAAGCCGCCATGCTGGCGGGCCTTCTGCGCGCACCCAGCTATTACGCGCCGACCTCGAACCTGCAGCGGGCGCAGGACCGCGCCAGTGTCATCCTCGGGGTGATGCACGAAGAGGGCTACCTGGACAATCAGCAGCTGGCGGCCGCCAAGGCCGAGCCTGCGGTGCTGAGCCGCGCGGCAGCGGCCCGCGCCGGTGGCTACTTCGCCGATTGGGTGATGGAATCGGGTCCCGGCTTCCTGACCAGCGAAACCACCGAAGACGTCACCATCATGACCACGTTCGACCAGCGTATCCAGCGCGCGGCGGAACGGGCGCTGACCAATATCTTTGACGAGAAGGTCAAGGATGGCAGCAAGGCCGAGGCCGCCGTTGTGGTGATGAGTGCCGATGGCGCCGTCCGGGCGATGATCGGAGGGCGCGATTCGACCGTGAACGGTGCCTTCAACCGCGCCACCCAGGCCAAGCGCCAGCCGGGTTCGTCCTTCAAACCCTTCGTCTATGCCGCCGCGCTGGAACTGGGCTATTCGCCGAACGACGTGGTGCTGGACGGGCCGCTGACCATCAACGTCAAGGGCTCGGGCCCGTGGTCGCCGAAGAACTATACCCGCAACTATAAGGGCAATGTCACGCTGACCCAGGCACTGCAGAATTCACTGAACACCGCGACGATCCGGCTTCAGGAATCGGCTGGCCGTGACATGGTGCGCAAGGTGGCCGAGGATTTCGGCTTCGCCAGCAACATGGCCAACGGCCCCTCGCTAGGTCTGGGCGTATCGGAAAGCACGCTTCTGGAAATGACCGGGGCCTATGCCGGCATCCGCAATGGCGGCACCGCCGTCAGCCCCTATGGCTTGATCGAGCTGCGCATCAAGGGCGATGACCAGCCGCTGATGGGCCAGTCGGGCGGCATGGGCGAGCGCGTCATCAGCCAACGCGCCGCCGGCCAGTTGATCTACATGATGGAACAGGTGATCGAGCACGGCACCGGCACCCGCGCCCGGCTGCCGGGCCGCGAGGCCGCCGGCAAGACCGGCACCACCTCCTCCTATCGCGACGCCTGGTTCATCGGCTTCACCGAGCAATACGTGACCGGCGTCTGGATGGGTTATGACGACAACACGCCGCTGAAGGGCGTGACCGGCGGTGGTCTGCCGGCCGAGATCTGGCAGGCGGTGATGACCGAGATCCATGACGGTCTGCCGGCCCTGCCGCTCTCGACCGTCTCGCCCGATGGCAGCGGTGTCATCGTCGGCACCTCGGGTGAGCAGCAGATCGTCACCAGCGGCTCGGCCGATGACCCGCTGGCTGCGGCACTGGCCGAGGCGATCCGCGACAACCAGCCGGCACAGCAACCCGCGCAGCAGGCACCGGCCCCCGCGCCGCAGACTCCGGGCGCCAGTAGCTCGAGCAGCTCGGGCGATGATGCGCTAAGCCAGGCGCTGAACGGGATTCTGGGCGGGAACTGA
- a CDS encoding short-chain fatty acid transporter, which produces MERWLPDAFIFVIVLTLVAALAAIVSEGTNPVELIRMWGNGFWELLAFSMQMLLVLVTGFILASSPPVRKILQRLAGLATSRGSAIILVSIVSLAASWINWGFGLVVGAIFAKELARQIKVDYRLLVAAAYSGFVIWHGGMSGSIPLTIATPGHFTEDQIGVISTSDTIFSVWNLAIVAALFIIVPLVNRGMLPPESEQVLVDPAKLGNDAAPAPLPANATPAERLENSRLLMWAIGIPGVIWLALHFIGGGAINLNVVNFLFLFVGILCHGTARSLLAALDEGVRGGAGIVIQFPFYAGIMAIMTQSGLAASLSEWFVSISTATTLPFWSFISAGIVNIFVPSGGGQWAVQAPVMLPAAAALGADMPRVVMGVAWGDAWTNLLQPFWALPMLGIAGLKPRDIMGFCVVHLLITGVVIGGLLLLL; this is translated from the coding sequence ATGGAACGGTGGCTGCCCGATGCCTTCATCTTCGTCATCGTCCTGACGCTGGTGGCCGCGCTGGCGGCCATCGTCAGCGAGGGCACCAACCCGGTCGAGCTGATCCGCATGTGGGGCAACGGCTTCTGGGAGCTTCTGGCCTTCTCGATGCAGATGCTGCTGGTGCTGGTCACCGGTTTCATCCTCGCCTCGTCGCCGCCGGTGCGGAAGATCCTGCAGCGGCTGGCCGGTCTGGCCACCTCGCGCGGCTCGGCGATCATCCTCGTCAGCATCGTCTCGCTGGCGGCAAGCTGGATCAACTGGGGCTTCGGTCTGGTGGTGGGCGCGATCTTCGCCAAGGAACTGGCGCGGCAGATCAAGGTCGATTACCGGCTCCTGGTCGCCGCCGCCTATTCCGGCTTCGTCATCTGGCATGGCGGCATGTCGGGCTCGATCCCGCTGACCATCGCCACGCCGGGGCATTTCACCGAAGACCAGATCGGGGTGATCTCGACCTCGGACACGATCTTCTCGGTCTGGAACCTCGCCATCGTCGCGGCGCTGTTCATCATCGTGCCGCTGGTCAATCGCGGGATGCTGCCGCCCGAATCGGAGCAGGTGCTGGTCGATCCTGCCAAGCTTGGCAATGACGCCGCCCCCGCGCCCCTGCCCGCCAATGCCACCCCGGCTGAGCGGCTGGAGAACAGCCGGCTCTTGATGTGGGCCATCGGCATTCCGGGGGTGATCTGGCTGGCGCTGCATTTCATCGGCGGCGGGGCAATCAACCTCAACGTGGTGAACTTCCTCTTCCTCTTCGTCGGCATCCTCTGCCACGGCACGGCCCGCAGCCTGCTGGCGGCACTGGACGAGGGCGTGCGCGGCGGGGCCGGGATCGTGATCCAGTTCCCCTTCTATGCCGGGATCATGGCGATCATGACCCAAAGCGGGCTGGCGGCCAGCCTGTCGGAATGGTTCGTCTCGATCTCGACCGCCACCACCCTGCCCTTCTGGAGCTTCATCTCGGCGGGCATCGTCAATATCTTCGTGCCTTCGGGCGGCGGTCAATGGGCGGTGCAGGCGCCGGTCATGCTGCCGGCTGCGGCGGCCCTTGGCGCCGACATGCCGCGCGTGGTGATGGGCGTGGCCTGGGGCGATGCCTGGACCAACCTGTTGCAGCCCTTCTGGGCGCTGCCGATGTTGGGCATTGCCGGGCTGAAGCCGCGTGACATCATGGGCTTCTGCGTGGTGCATCTGCTGATCACCGGCGTGGTCATCGGCGGGCTCCTGTTGCTGCTCTAG
- a CDS encoding MlaA family lipoprotein, whose product MHACRALPRAATLLAATLLIAGCAAQAPADPEAVNDPFEAANRRVHAFNKGVDTTLIRPLTGGKKDEAVAGELAGEADGSAMDVLGNVGANLSLPGKVLNQILQGRPGPALKNTARFAVNSTLGLGGLHDPAGREFALTEVDTDFGETLHVWGVPEGAYLELPVLGPSTMRDATGKVVDLAIDPWDFWLDEDEYWGTFAIRAASKAGERARFGDTVDSVLYESADSYSQLRLIYLMHRRHELSQGGASEDPYVIDPYETEPAAAAATDAFAIDPYED is encoded by the coding sequence TTGCACGCATGCCGCGCCCTGCCACGCGCCGCCACCCTGCTGGCCGCCACCCTGCTGATCGCGGGTTGCGCGGCGCAGGCCCCCGCCGATCCCGAGGCGGTGAACGATCCGTTCGAGGCGGCCAACCGTCGGGTCCATGCCTTCAACAAGGGCGTCGACACGACCCTGATCCGGCCACTGACCGGCGGCAAGAAGGATGAGGCGGTTGCGGGCGAGCTTGCGGGCGAAGCGGACGGCAGCGCGATGGATGTTCTGGGCAATGTCGGCGCCAACCTGTCGCTGCCCGGCAAGGTGCTGAACCAGATCCTGCAGGGCCGGCCCGGTCCGGCGCTGAAGAACACCGCCCGCTTTGCCGTCAACAGCACGCTGGGGTTGGGCGGGTTGCACGATCCGGCGGGCCGCGAGTTCGCGCTGACCGAGGTGGATACCGATTTCGGCGAGACGCTGCATGTCTGGGGCGTGCCGGAAGGCGCCTATCTTGAACTGCCGGTGCTCGGGCCCTCGACCATGCGGGACGCGACCGGCAAGGTCGTCGATCTGGCCATCGATCCCTGGGATTTCTGGCTCGATGAGGATGAATACTGGGGCACCTTCGCGATCCGGGCCGCCTCAAAAGCCGGTGAGCGGGCGCGTTTCGGGGATACGGTGGATAGCGTTCTTTACGAAAGTGCGGATAGTTACAGCCAATTGCGGCTGATCTATCTCATGCATCGGCGCCACGAATTGTCACAAGGGGGGGCATCGGAAGATCCCTATGTCATTGATCCGTATGAAACCGAACCTGCCGCCGCTGCCGCAACCGATGCCTTCGCCATCGACCCCTATGAAGACTAG
- a CDS encoding MlaC/ttg2D family ABC transporter substrate-binding protein — protein MKTRRGFLALSGAAAVLLALRPVGALALNTDQSRALIETALGEVYSVINSGQAPAQMYRQFETIFARYADVGIIARSALGPAARQVGGAEFAAYQQAFQGYVGRKYGKRFREFIGSKIEVTGARPLKSFFAVTSVAYLNGRSPMQVEWHVSDKSGQSKFFNIIIEGVNMLATERSEIGAMLARRNGDIAALTADLQQAG, from the coding sequence ATGAAGACTAGGCGGGGCTTTCTTGCCCTGTCGGGTGCCGCTGCCGTCCTGCTGGCGCTGCGGCCCGTGGGTGCGCTGGCGCTGAACACCGACCAGTCCCGCGCGCTGATCGAGACGGCGCTTGGCGAAGTCTATTCGGTGATCAATTCCGGCCAGGCCCCGGCGCAGATGTATCGCCAGTTCGAGACCATCTTCGCCCGATATGCCGATGTCGGGATCATCGCCCGCTCGGCCCTCGGCCCGGCGGCGCGCCAGGTCGGCGGGGCTGAGTTCGCCGCCTACCAGCAAGCCTTCCAGGGCTATGTCGGCCGCAAATACGGCAAGCGCTTCCGCGAGTTCATCGGCTCGAAGATCGAGGTGACCGGTGCGCGACCGCTGAAAAGCTTCTTCGCCGTCACCTCGGTCGCCTACCTGAACGGCCGCTCGCCGATGCAGGTGGAATGGCATGTCTCGGACAAGTCGGGGCAAAGCAAGTTCTTCAACATCATCATCGAGGGTGTGAACATGCTGGCGACGGAACGCAGCGAGATCGGCGCCATGCTGGCCCGGCGCAATGGCGACATTGCCGCACTGACCGCCGATCTGCAGCAGGCGGGCTGA
- a CDS encoding type I secretion system permease/ATPase — translation MARAPDSQRGRAELRAARGEGWQLFIIVGLFSAAVNILMLTGPLFMLQVYDRVLASRSVETLTALFALVVFLFLLMGVLDIARNRVMARVAARFLNRMEPRVFTAALAEGAGSGNDVAVRGGMRDLEAVHRFFASPVLLALFDLPWAPVFLAAVFIFHPLLGVVAVVGGGIVVIATLMNQWLSRAPLQHSAVAQQRAERMSDLYRDEGELIGSLGMRGAAFERWRKARSEATEQQMLGTDRTSTFTVFSRTFRLFLQSAMLAAGAWLVLRQELTPGAMIASSILMGRALAPIDQVVGGWSVVQRAQDGWARISELLSRRPPQPERTPLPRPKAQLDVRQLSVVPPGQGQPTLRGVSFSLAPGQAVGVIGPSGAGKTTMARAIIGGWPIAAGSIRLGGATLDQYDPDVLGSLIGYLPQQVTLFDGTIAENIARMSPNPDPQRVVAAAQAAAAHQMILDLPQGYDTVISQSGGRLSGGQIQRIGLARALYPQPVLFVLDEPNSNLDNQGSEALNLAIRSIKARGGAVIIMAHRPAAIAECELLLMLDQGQRRAFGPRDEVLKSMVKNAEQIRQSQGAGQSGGIT, via the coding sequence ATGGCAAGAGCGCCTGACAGTCAACGCGGCAGGGCCGAACTTCGCGCGGCGCGGGGCGAGGGATGGCAGTTGTTCATCATCGTGGGGCTGTTCTCGGCCGCGGTGAACATCCTGATGCTGACCGGCCCGCTGTTCATGCTGCAGGTCTATGACCGGGTGCTGGCCTCGCGTTCGGTCGAGACGCTGACGGCCCTGTTTGCGCTGGTGGTGTTCCTGTTCCTGCTGATGGGCGTGCTCGACATCGCGCGCAACCGGGTGATGGCGCGCGTCGCCGCCCGCTTCCTGAACCGGATGGAGCCGCGGGTCTTTACCGCCGCGCTGGCAGAAGGCGCCGGCTCGGGCAACGATGTGGCCGTGCGTGGCGGCATGCGCGATCTCGAGGCGGTTCATCGCTTCTTCGCCTCTCCGGTCCTGCTGGCACTGTTCGACCTGCCCTGGGCACCAGTCTTTCTCGCCGCCGTCTTCATCTTCCACCCGCTTCTGGGCGTGGTTGCCGTGGTCGGCGGCGGGATCGTGGTCATCGCCACACTGATGAATCAATGGCTCAGCCGCGCGCCCCTGCAACATTCGGCGGTCGCCCAGCAGCGGGCCGAGCGGATGTCGGATCTTTACCGCGACGAGGGCGAGCTGATCGGCTCGCTGGGGATGCGCGGCGCCGCCTTCGAACGCTGGCGCAAGGCCCGCAGCGAGGCGACCGAGCAGCAGATGCTGGGCACCGACCGAACCTCGACCTTCACGGTGTTTTCGCGGACCTTCCGGCTGTTCCTGCAAAGTGCCATGCTGGCCGCCGGCGCATGGCTGGTTCTGCGGCAGGAACTGACCCCGGGCGCGATGATCGCCAGTTCGATCCTGATGGGTCGGGCGTTGGCGCCGATCGACCAGGTGGTGGGCGGCTGGTCCGTGGTCCAGCGCGCACAGGATGGCTGGGCGCGGATCAGCGAGCTGTTGTCGCGCCGCCCGCCGCAGCCCGAGCGCACGCCCCTGCCCCGACCCAAGGCGCAACTGGACGTGCGGCAGCTTTCCGTGGTCCCGCCGGGCCAGGGTCAACCGACGCTGCGCGGCGTCAGCTTTTCGCTCGCCCCCGGTCAGGCGGTCGGCGTTATCGGCCCCTCGGGTGCCGGCAAGACCACGATGGCCCGTGCCATCATCGGCGGCTGGCCGATTGCCGCCGGCTCGATCCGCCTCGGCGGCGCGACGCTGGACCAGTATGATCCCGACGTGCTGGGCAGCCTGATCGGCTATCTGCCGCAGCAGGTGACGTTGTTCGATGGCACCATCGCCGAGAACATCGCCCGGATGAGCCCGAACCCCGATCCCCAGCGCGTCGTCGCCGCGGCCCAGGCCGCCGCCGCGCACCAGATGATCCTCGACCTGCCGCAGGGCTATGACACGGTGATCAGCCAGTCCGGCGGCCGGTTGTCGGGCGGCCAGATCCAGCGCATCGGCCTTGCCCGCGCGCTCTATCCGCAGCCGGTGCTGTTCGTGCTGGACGAGCCGAACTCGAATCTCGACAATCAGGGCTCCGAGGCGCTGAACCTTGCCATCCGCTCGATCAAGGCGCGCGGTGGCGCGGTGATCATCATGGCCCACCGGCCCGCCGCCATCGCCGAATGCGAATTGCTGCTGATGCTGGACCAGGGTCAGCGCCGCGCCTTCGGTCCGCGTGACGAGGTGCTGAAATCCATGGTCAAGAACGCCGAACAGATCCGCCAGTCGCAGGGCGCGGGCCAGAGCGGGGGCATCACATGA